One window of Argonema galeatum A003/A1 genomic DNA carries:
- a CDS encoding DUF3011 domain-containing protein produces the protein MVNRFSVIATAFAISIGTVFAAGIPAEAQRIVTCQSNNRERTFCRVNTNGGVRLVRQLSNSRCNGNWGYDRNRIWVRNGCRAEFSVGSRRNDRYNRNDRYNQNDRYNQNDRYNQNDRYNRNDRYTR, from the coding sequence ACCGCTTTTGCGATTAGTATTGGCACGGTTTTCGCTGCTGGCATCCCAGCCGAGGCGCAGCGAATTGTAACTTGTCAAAGTAATAATCGCGAGCGGACTTTTTGTCGGGTGAATACAAATGGCGGCGTAAGACTCGTTAGACAGCTCTCTAACAGCAGATGTAACGGGAATTGGGGCTATGACAGGAATCGTATTTGGGTGAGGAATGGTTGCCGAGCCGAGTTCTCGGTTGGGAGTCGCCGGAACGACCGATACAACCGCAACGATCGATATAACCAGAACGATCGATATAACCAGAACGATCGATATAACCAGAACGATCGATACAACCGCAACGATCGATACACACGGTAA